One stretch of Oncorhynchus clarkii lewisi isolate Uvic-CL-2024 chromosome 3, UVic_Ocla_1.0, whole genome shotgun sequence DNA includes these proteins:
- the LOC139397764 gene encoding cysteine/serine-rich nuclear protein 3-like produces the protein MSGILKRKFDEVEASSSPCSSLQESDDEVSCSESGDSSDSVNPSASGPFTPDSILKREKRVRTRRVHFDNVTVYYFSRRQGFTSVPSQGGSTLGMSNRHSGVRQYSLGEFALEQERIHRDMLRDHLKEEKLNSMKLKLTKNGTVESEEANTLMAEDISDDDIDLENTEVDEYFFLQPLTTKKRRALLRTSGVKKIDVEEKHELRAIRVSREDCGCDCRVFCDPETCACSVAGIKCQVDRMSFPCGCTKEGCSNAAGRVEFNPIRVRTHFLHTIMKLELEKSREQQQASPANGYHGESNGYGNPLVQTQYSLSDPTVQQSAIMHLQTADDMDEPLDDEDEDEDDEENEEDDEDEEDSSSLCSGLSDSSTQSLANSDSEEEDGDEEDTSEDFENGVSKPPVANTEVAPLSSVLCYSDATLPHDNHIDDHMNGNSYLFSTPADYYQLETPSAVASANGTASQPSEPYGEVLSFPHTVSTTNGAVPQGPFNMAVDIAEQYTDYPRQAEEQYANQHFTLTNGTAATTAMGCCTPDLGNNMVPSKGTFPEQPGGLSQMEFHNNYLNNKKCFVAEQPKEVSSVNGLSEGPSLAVSTKIPALAENLPQVAPV, from the exons aTGAGCGGTATACTTAAGAGGAAGTTTGACGAGGTGGAGGCGTCCTCCTCGCCGTGCTCCTCCTTGCAGGAGTCTGATGACGAGGTCTCCTGCAGCGAGAGCGGAGACAGCAGTGACAGTGTCAACCCTTCCGCCTCAGGCCCCTTCACCC CTGATTCTATACTGAAGAGGGAGAAGCGTGTGAGAACAAGGAGGGTACATTTTGACAATGTGACGGTGTACTACTTCAGCCGGCGCCAGGGCTTCACCAGTGTGCCCAGTCAGGGGGGCAGTACTCTGGGCATGTCCAACAGACACAGCGGTGTCAGGCAGTACTCCCTGGGAGAGTTTGCCCTGGAGCAAGAGAGAATCCACAGAGACATGCTCCGAGACCATCTGAAGGAGGAGAAACTCAACTCCATGAAACTCAAG CTGACTAAGAACGGTACAGTGGAGTCGGAAGAGGCTAACACGCTCATGGCAGAGGACATCTCTGACGATGACATTGATCTGGAAAACACAGAGGTGGACGAGTACTTCTTTCTACAGCCCCTCACCACTAAGAAGCGCCGGGCTCTGCTGCGGACCTCGGGGGTGAAGAAGATTGACGTGGAGGAGAAGCACGAGCTGCGGGCCATCCGGGTGTCCAGGGAGGACTGTGGCTGCGACTGCAGAGTGTTCTGTGACCCAGAGACCTGTGCATGCAGCGTAGCAGGAATCAAGTGCCAG GTGGACCGCATGTCTTTTCCCTGTGGCTGTACCAAGGAGGGCTGTAGCAACGCGGCCGGCCGGGTGGAGTTTAACCCCATCCGCGTGCGGACCCACTTCCTGCACACCATCATGAAGCTAGAGCTGGAGAAGAGCCGCGAGCAGCAGCAGGCCTCCCCTGCCAACGGTTACCATGGCGAAAGCAACGGCTATGGCAACCCGCTGGTCCAGACCCAATACTCTCTGTCAGACCCAACAGTCCAACAGTCTGCCATCATGCACCTCCAGACTGCTGACGACATGGACGAGCCTCTGGATGATGAAGACGAAGATGAGGATGACGAGGAGAATGAGGAAGATGACGAGGATGAAGAGGACAGCAGCAGTTTATGCAGTGGACTGTCTGACTCCAGCACTCAGAGCTTGGCGAACAGTGactctgaggaagaggatggCGATGAGGAGGACACGTCAGAGGACTTTGAGAATGGAGTCAGCAAGCCGCCTGTCGCCAACACAGAGGTTGCCCCCctgtcctctgtgttgtgttaCTCTGATGCCACTCTGCCACACGACAACCACATTGACGACCACATGAATGGAAACTCTTATTTATTCAGCACCCCAGCAGATTATTATCAGTTGGAGACCCCCAGTGCTGTTGCCTCAGCCAACGGGACAGCCAGCCAACCCAGTGAACCCTATGGAGAGGTCTTATCATTCCCACACACAGTAAGCACTACTAACGGTGCCGTGCCACAAGGACCATTTAACATGGCCGTGGACATTGCAGAGCAGTACACAGATTACCCCCGCCAGGCTGAGGAACAGTACGCCAATCAGCACTTCACCCTGACCAATGGCacagcagcaaccacagccaTGGGCTGCTGCACACCTGACCTGGGGAACAACATGGTCCCGTCTAAAGGAACATTCCCTGAGCAGCCTGGGGGCCTCAGCCAGATGGagttccacaacaactacctgaaCAATAAGAAGTGTTTTGTGGCAGAGCAGCCAAAGGAAGTCTCTAGCGTTAATGGTCTATCTGAAGGGCCTTCTTTAGCAGTCAGCACAAAGATCCCTGCATTAGCAGAGAATCTCCCCCAGGTCGCACCAGTTTAG